The genome window AACGGCGCCCTGATCATGCTGTTCGTCGCGTTCGCGTTCAACCTGGCGATGTACTGGTTCTCCGACCGCATCGCCATCGCGTCCAGCAGGTCGAAGCCCGTCACCGAGCAGCAGGCGCCCCAGCTGTACCGGATCGTCCGTGAGCTGACCCAGGCCCGCGGGCTCCCCATGCCCAAGATCTACGTCTCGGAGATGCCGCAGCCGAACGCGTTCGCCACCGGGAGGAACCCGAAGCACGCGGCGGTCTCCGTGACCCGGGGGCTGCTCCAGGTGGTGGACGAGCGGGAGCTCCGGGGCGTGCTCGCGCACGAGATCTCGCACGTGGCCAACCACGACATCCTGATCTCCTCGATCGCGGCGGCCATCGGCACGGCCATCACGTGGATCGCCTACATGGCGTTCTGGTTCGGCGGAAGCGACGAGGACCGCAACCCGCTGGTGGGGCTGCTGGCGGTGATCCTGGCCCCCATCGCGGCCGGGATCATCCAGATGGCCATCTCGCGGTCCCGGGAGTACCAGGCGGACGAGTCCGGCGCGTACCTGGGGCACGACCCCGAGGCGCTCGCCACCGCGCTCCAGAAGATCGAGACCTACGCCAGCCAGACCCCACCCGCCACCATGAGCCCTTCCCAGGCCCACCTGTTCATCATGAACCCGTTCAGCGGCCGCAACCGAGGCATGGCCTTCGCCAACCTCTTCTCCACGCACCCACCCACAGCGGACCGCATCGCCAGGCTCCACGAGATAGAAAAGAAGATCGGCACCGCCCCCAACCAACCCATCGTCGAGTAGCGGCCGTACCGAGCACGACCCGAGCCGGCCTGATCGGGTGTTCGGAGTTCGGTCCGGAGCCCGCCGAAGGAGCGCCAAGGCCGGCGGGGCCCGCGCAGCGGGGGTTGGGTGGGGACTGGCCCGCGG of Actinomycetota bacterium contains these proteins:
- a CDS encoding zinc metalloprotease HtpX, which produces MTGINRVKTWILIAALGGLFVGLGAVFGGRNGALIMLFVAFAFNLAMYWFSDRIAIASSRSKPVTEQQAPQLYRIVRELTQARGLPMPKIYVSEMPQPNAFATGRNPKHAAVSVTRGLLQVVDERELRGVLAHEISHVANHDILISSIAAAIGTAITWIAYMAFWFGGSDEDRNPLVGLLAVILAPIAAGIIQMAISRSREYQADESGAYLGHDPEALATALQKIETYASQTPPATMSPSQAHLFIMNPFSGRNRGMAFANLFSTHPPTADRIARLHEIEKKIGTAPNQPIVE